The following proteins come from a genomic window of Rutidosis leptorrhynchoides isolate AG116_Rl617_1_P2 chromosome 10, CSIRO_AGI_Rlap_v1, whole genome shotgun sequence:
- the LOC139872565 gene encoding putative pentatricopeptide repeat-containing protein At5g40405, whose amino-acid sequence MQKAGVVVDEVTMVSVVSAVGGLGTLNVGMWVHAFIKKNRIVMDVKLSTAIIDMYAKCGCIEKAKAVFDEMAAKDSRAWSSMIVGFAIHGYADDALTTFANMEESQVKPNDVAFLGVLLACAHAQLVSEGQKHWASLLESGRQPSMEHYSCMVDLYCRAKLFEKAYTFIKNMPIDPDPVIWRTFLVACKKNKNLEKGELAGHKLLELEPYNPENYALLSSFYATCSEWSKMSHMRKLMRDKGFKTIPGCSSIEVDGTVHEFVLGDWSHPELKEIREVLSDMLKRVSSLGHKSNVSEVLHDVSDDVKEEALCEHSERLAIAYGILKTKAPVVIRVVKNLRVCSDCHEVTKIISRVYAREIVVRDRVRFHRFVDGVCSCNDIW is encoded by the exons ATGCAAAAGGCgggtgttgttgttgatgaagtaaCTATGGTTAGTGTGGTGTCTGCGGTTGGTGGTTTGGGGACGTTGAATGTTGGTATGTGGGTACATGCTTTTATTAAGAAGAATAGGATTGTGATGGATGTGAAACTTAGTACTGCGATTATTGATATGTATGCAAAGTGTGGATGTATTGAAAAAGCTAAAGCGGTTTTTGATGAAATGGCTGCTAAAGATTCAAGAGCTTGGAGCTCAATGATCGTTGGGTTCGCTATACATGGGTATGCAGATGATGCTTTGACTACATTTGCCAATATGGAAGAATCCCAG GTGAAACCTAATGATGTAGCATTCCTCGGCGTGTTATTAGCATGTGCCCATGCTCAACTTGTGTCCGAGGGGCAGAAACATTGGGCTAGCTTGCTTGAATCTGGAAGACAACCGTCAATGGAGCATTACAGTTGCATGGTTGATCTATATTGTCGTGCTAAGTTGTTTGAAAAGgcttatacttttataaaaaacaTGCCAATTGACCCTGATCCAGTAATATGGAGAACTTTTCTTGTTGCTTGCAAGAAAAATAAGAACTTGGAGAAAGGAGAATTAGCTGGTCATAAACTACTCGAATTGGAACCATATAATCCAGAAAATTACGCCCTGTTATCAAGCTTTTACGCAACGTGTTCCGAATGGTCTAAAATGAGCCATATGAGAAAACTAATGAGAGATAAAGGGTTTAAAACGATACCCGGTTGTAGCTCTATTGAAGTTGATGGAACTGTACACGAGTTTGTATTAGGTGACTGGTCTCATCCTGAGTTAAAGGAGATAAGGGAAGTATTGAGCGATATGTTGAAACGGGTTAGTTCATTGGGTCATAAATCGAATGTTTCTGAAGTGCTTCATGATGTCAGCGATGATGTAAAGGAGGAAGCGCTTTGTGAGCATAGTGAAAGATTAGCCATTGCTTATGGAATTTTGAAGACAAAGGCTCCTGTTGTGATTCGAGTAGTGAAGAACCTTAGAGTTTGTAGTGATTGCCATGAAGTGACTAAGATTATTAGTAGGGTGTATGCGCGAGAGATCGTAGTTAGGGATAGAGTTCGGTTTCATAGATTTGTTGATGGAGTTTGTTCTTGCAATGACATTTGGTGA